One Dromiciops gliroides isolate mDroGli1 chromosome 3, mDroGli1.pri, whole genome shotgun sequence DNA segment encodes these proteins:
- the KLK9 gene encoding kallikrein-9, with translation MNQVICMSLLMLLWAGQGWTETRTIGAEECIPNSQPWQAGLFFLTRLFCGATLLSDRWLLTAAHCRKPYLWVRLGEHHLWEWEGPEQLFRVTDFFPHPGFNSDLRAHDHNNDLMLIRLKRPAMLGSAVQPLNISETCVKPGTPCLISGWGAISSPDVEYPLTLQCANISVLEPRLCHRAYPGRISNNMICAGIWEGGRGSCQGDSGGPLVCNGALAGVVSGGAEPCSKPKRPTVYTSVCRYRDWIYKTMKENST, from the exons ATGAACCAGGTCATCTGCATGTCACTGTTGATGCTCCTTTGGGCAG GGCAGGGTTGGACAGAAACAAGGACCATCGGAGCAGAAGAATGCATCCCCAACTCGCAGCCCTGGCAGGCTGGGCTCTTTTTCCTCACTCGTCTCTTCTGTGGGGCCACTCTGCTCAGTGACCGATGGCTACTCACTGCCGCCCACTGCCGCAAACC GTACCTGTGGGTCCGGCTTGGAGAGCATCATTTGTGGGAATGGGAAGGTCCGGAGCAGCTGTTCCGTGTCACTGATTTCTTCCCCCACCCAGGCTTCAACAGTGATCTAAGAGCCCACGATCACAACAATGACCTTATGCTGATCCGGCTGAAGAGACCAGCCATGTTGGgttcagctgtgcagcccctcaaCATCAGTGAGACGTGTGTCAAACCTGGCACCCCCTGTCTCATCTCCGGCTGGGGAGCCATCTCTAGTCCTGATG TGGAATACCCGCTTACGCTTCAGTGTGCGAACATCAGCGTTCTGGAGCCCCGCCTCTGCCATAGAGCCTACCCTGGCCGAATATCTAACAACATGATTTGTGCTGGCATCTGGGAGGGAGGCCGAGGCTCCTGCCAG GGAGACTCCGGAGGCCCGCTGGTCTGTAACGGTGCCCTGGCGGGCGTGGTGTCGGGGGGAGCCGAACCCTGTTCCAAACCCAAGAGACCTACAGTCTACACCAGCGTCTGCCGCTACAGAGACTGGATCTACAAGACCATGAAGGAGAACTCCACATGA